In Amycolatopsis solani, a single window of DNA contains:
- a CDS encoding alpha/beta hydrolase family esterase: MPGRLPRWTAAFAAACALTTAFAAPAAAAGVADHPVHTTGCGRAPDLPAGATTTRHVVSGGLDREYTVHLPARYNPHRAYPLVLSFHGHKRTSQYQEELSGFSALDVISVYPQGLIGTDGESAWTGAPYSAAADDVLFTSDLLNSLQRTLCVDPGRIYAAGKSNGGGFVGVLACRLAGRIAAFAPVSGAFYPQGGACDPSRPVPVLDFHGTADTTIPYDGNPAKGLPAIPDWLAAWSTRDGCRPAPVSWTPVSGVVAQKWLGCDRRGALEHYRVEGAGHVWPSTRPNNDSATPTVIDATPVIWRFFRAHPLW; the protein is encoded by the coding sequence GTGCCCGGACGCCTTCCCCGGTGGACCGCCGCGTTCGCCGCGGCCTGTGCCCTGACCACCGCCTTCGCCGCCCCCGCCGCCGCGGCGGGCGTCGCCGACCACCCCGTCCACACCACCGGCTGCGGGCGCGCCCCGGACCTCCCGGCCGGCGCCACGACGACCCGGCACGTCGTCTCGGGCGGCTTGGACCGCGAGTACACCGTCCACCTGCCCGCCCGCTACAACCCGCACCGCGCGTACCCGCTCGTGCTGTCGTTCCACGGCCACAAGCGGACGTCGCAGTACCAGGAGGAGCTGTCCGGGTTCTCGGCGCTGGACGTGATCTCGGTGTACCCCCAGGGCCTGATCGGCACGGACGGCGAGTCGGCGTGGACCGGCGCGCCCTACTCGGCCGCCGCCGACGACGTCCTCTTCACCAGCGACCTGCTGAACTCGCTGCAGCGCACGCTGTGCGTCGACCCGGGCCGCATCTACGCGGCGGGCAAGTCCAACGGCGGCGGGTTCGTCGGGGTGCTGGCCTGCCGCCTGGCCGGCCGGATCGCGGCGTTCGCCCCGGTGTCGGGCGCGTTCTACCCGCAGGGCGGCGCGTGCGACCCGAGCCGCCCGGTGCCGGTGCTGGACTTCCACGGCACCGCCGACACGACCATCCCGTACGACGGCAACCCGGCGAAGGGCCTGCCGGCCATCCCGGACTGGCTGGCCGCGTGGTCCACAAGGGACGGTTGCCGGCCGGCGCCGGTGTCGTGGACGCCGGTTTCCGGGGTCGTGGCCCAGAAGTGGCTCGGCTGCGACCGCCGTGGCGCGCTCGAGCACTACCGTGTCGAAGGCGCCGGCCACGTCTGGCCGAGCACCCGGCCGAACAACGATTCGGCGACGCCGACGGTGATCGACGCGACCCCGGTCATCTGGCGGTTCTTCCGCGCGCATCCCCTGTGGTGA
- a CDS encoding cytochrome P450 gives MTATTDTPRLPFERPNALEIAPLFAVLRRQGPVVEVTTPAGDPAWLVTGFEQVRAVFTDPRFGRSHPAPEEASALSEAAILSRPQGDHETEHTEHARMRKMLVPAFSANRIRRLAGHVQELADGCFDAMERARDGDEPVDLHEHLSFPLPVLVICELLGVPYEDRDTFRVLSERMGRMDIGTGAEAALDEFAAYMGRLAAAKRREPGQDVVSDMVRAQAADPSFDDDQLARLAAGLLFAGHETTSNRIDLGALYLLTDLGRRDALAADPAGRTHGVVEEILRLSAPSGLGVLRYAHDDVELGGVRIARGDAVVLAIAAANRDETVFPDPDAFDPGRKPNAHVAFAYGGWFCIGASLARTELRVVFGSLFRRFPGLRLAVGVDELRVRTNRVTGGVDRVPVLW, from the coding sequence ATGACCGCCACCACGGACACGCCGCGCCTGCCGTTCGAACGGCCGAACGCCCTGGAGATCGCGCCGCTGTTCGCGGTGCTGCGGCGGCAGGGGCCGGTGGTCGAGGTGACCACGCCGGCGGGCGACCCGGCCTGGCTGGTCACCGGGTTCGAGCAGGTGCGCGCGGTCTTCACCGATCCGCGCTTCGGCCGTTCGCACCCCGCGCCCGAGGAAGCGTCGGCGTTGTCGGAAGCCGCCATCCTCAGCCGGCCGCAGGGCGACCACGAAACCGAGCACACCGAGCACGCGCGGATGCGGAAGATGCTCGTGCCCGCCTTCTCGGCCAACCGGATCCGGCGGCTCGCCGGGCACGTCCAGGAACTGGCCGACGGCTGCTTCGACGCCATGGAACGGGCTCGCGACGGCGACGAGCCGGTCGATCTGCACGAGCACCTTTCCTTCCCGCTGCCGGTGCTGGTGATCTGCGAACTGCTCGGCGTCCCGTACGAGGACCGCGACACGTTCCGGGTGCTGTCGGAGCGGATGGGCCGGATGGACATCGGCACCGGCGCCGAGGCCGCGCTCGACGAGTTCGCCGCCTACATGGGGCGGCTCGCCGCGGCCAAGCGGCGCGAACCCGGCCAGGACGTCGTTTCGGACATGGTGCGCGCCCAGGCGGCTGACCCCTCGTTCGACGACGACCAGCTCGCCCGGCTCGCCGCCGGCCTGCTGTTCGCCGGCCACGAGACGACGTCCAACCGGATCGACCTCGGCGCGCTCTACCTGCTCACCGACCTCGGCCGCCGCGACGCGCTCGCCGCCGACCCGGCGGGCCGCACGCACGGCGTCGTCGAAGAGATCCTGCGGCTGTCCGCGCCGAGCGGGCTCGGCGTCCTGCGGTACGCCCACGACGACGTCGAACTCGGCGGCGTGCGGATCGCCCGCGGCGACGCCGTCGTCCTGGCGATCGCGGCGGCCAACCGGGACGAGACCGTGTTCCCGGACCCCGACGCGTTCGACCCGGGCCGCAAGCCGAACGCGCACGTGGCCTTCGCCTACGGCGGCTGGTTCTGCATCGGCGCGAGCCTCGCCCGCACCGAGCTGCGCGTGGTGTTCGGCTCGCTGTTCCGCCGGTTCCCGGGGCTGCGGCTGGCCGTCGGCGTCGATGAACTGCGGGTCCGGACGAACCGTGTCACCGGGGGAGTGGACCGCGTGCCGGTCCTCTGGTAG
- a CDS encoding response regulator transcription factor — protein MLAPPVRVLVAERDETVRNRLGAILADADGVELLAAVGDATAARAVLRRRLPDLVLLDLRLAPLGPVPRRPAVLVLATFDSDAGILRALRDGAAGFVLRSARRNELLKVVRLAADGHVVLSPDASRRWISAATRLSGPRDERLARVDRLSTREREVLIGVGSALTNAEIAEKLGLTEPAVRESVARVVRKLGCAHRTEAGLVAYERGLCRPG, from the coding sequence GTGCTCGCGCCGCCGGTCCGGGTCCTGGTGGCCGAGCGGGACGAGACGGTCCGGAACCGGCTGGGCGCGATCCTCGCCGATGCGGACGGCGTCGAGCTGCTCGCCGCGGTCGGCGACGCGACGGCCGCCCGTGCGGTTCTCCGCCGTCGCCTGCCGGACCTGGTGCTGCTCGACCTGCGCCTGGCCCCGCTCGGCCCGGTACCCCGCCGCCCGGCGGTGCTGGTGCTGGCGACGTTCGATTCCGACGCGGGCATCCTGCGAGCCCTGCGCGACGGAGCGGCGGGGTTCGTCCTGCGGTCGGCGCGGCGGAACGAGCTGCTGAAGGTGGTCCGCCTGGCGGCGGACGGGCACGTGGTCCTCTCCCCGGACGCCTCCCGCCGCTGGATCTCGGCGGCGACCCGGCTGTCGGGCCCCCGAGACGAGCGGCTGGCCAGGGTGGACCGGCTGTCGACGCGGGAGCGCGAGGTCCTGATCGGGGTCGGGTCGGCGCTGACGAACGCGGAGATCGCGGAGAAGCTGGGCCTGACGGAGCCGGCGGTGCGCGAGTCGGTGGCGCGGGTGGTGCGGAAGCTGGGCTGCGCCCACCGCACGGAGGCCGGACTGGTGGCCTACGAGCGAGGGCTGTGCCGTCCAGGCTGA
- a CDS encoding aspartate aminotransferase family protein, whose translation MTTTADRATADASSLAKAARSNLWMHFTRHSAYDEADVPVIVRGEGPYIWDARGKRYLDGLAGLFAVQVGHGREELAEAAARQTKQLAYFPLWGHAHPAAIELATRLASASPGDLNRVFFTVSGGESVETAWKLAKQYFKLVGKPGKHKVISRALAYHGTSQGALSITGIPGAKADFEPLVPSSLRVPNTNFYRAPEHADDYEAYGRWAADRIEEAIEFEGADTVAAVFLEPVQNTGGCFVPPPGYFARVREICDKHDVLLVSDEVICAFGRVGYDFAAKRYGYQPDIITTAKGLTSGYAPLGAVLASERLMEPFTRGETTFMHGSTYGGHPVSCAVALANLDLMEREGIYEHVLSRESAFRSTLDKLTDLPIVGDVRGAGFFYGIELVKDKATKETFSAAESERVLRGFLSEALFEAGLYCRADDRAEPVVQLSPPLVCDQAQFDEMEQILRDTLTRAWKLL comes from the coding sequence ATGACCACAACCGCCGACCGCGCCACCGCCGACGCTTCGAGCCTCGCCAAGGCCGCCCGCAGCAACCTCTGGATGCACTTCACCCGCCACTCGGCCTACGACGAGGCCGACGTCCCGGTCATCGTGCGCGGCGAAGGCCCGTACATCTGGGACGCCCGCGGCAAGCGCTACCTGGACGGGCTCGCCGGCCTGTTCGCGGTCCAGGTCGGCCACGGCCGCGAGGAGCTGGCCGAAGCCGCCGCGCGGCAGACGAAGCAGCTCGCGTACTTCCCGCTGTGGGGCCACGCCCACCCGGCGGCGATCGAGCTGGCCACCCGGCTGGCCTCGGCGTCCCCCGGCGACCTGAACCGCGTGTTCTTCACGGTGAGCGGCGGGGAATCGGTCGAGACGGCGTGGAAACTGGCGAAGCAGTACTTCAAGCTCGTCGGGAAACCGGGCAAGCACAAGGTGATCAGCCGTGCGCTGGCCTACCACGGGACGTCGCAGGGCGCGCTGTCGATCACCGGCATCCCCGGTGCGAAGGCGGACTTCGAGCCGCTCGTGCCGAGCAGCCTGCGCGTGCCGAACACGAACTTCTACCGCGCCCCCGAGCACGCCGACGACTACGAGGCCTACGGGCGCTGGGCGGCGGACCGCATCGAGGAGGCGATCGAGTTCGAGGGGGCCGACACGGTCGCGGCGGTGTTCCTCGAACCGGTGCAGAACACGGGCGGGTGCTTCGTGCCGCCGCCCGGGTATTTCGCGCGGGTGCGGGAGATCTGCGACAAGCACGACGTGCTGCTGGTGTCCGACGAGGTGATCTGCGCGTTCGGGCGGGTCGGGTACGACTTCGCGGCGAAGCGGTACGGGTACCAGCCGGACATCATCACGACCGCGAAGGGACTGACGTCCGGGTACGCGCCGCTGGGCGCGGTGCTGGCTTCGGAGCGGCTGATGGAGCCGTTCACCCGCGGGGAAACGACGTTCATGCACGGGTCCACCTACGGCGGGCACCCGGTTTCCTGCGCGGTGGCGCTGGCGAACCTCGATCTGATGGAGCGCGAGGGGATCTACGAACACGTGCTGTCGCGCGAATCGGCGTTCCGGTCCACTTTGGACAAGCTGACCGACCTGCCGATCGTCGGGGACGTCCGCGGGGCGGGGTTCTTCTACGGGATCGAGCTGGTGAAGGACAAGGCGACGAAGGAGACGTTCAGCGCGGCCGAGTCGGAGCGGGTGCTGCGGGGGTTCCTGTCGGAGGCGTTGTTCGAGGCCGGGTTGTACTGCCGGGCCGACGATCGGGCCGAGCCGGTGGTGCAGCTGTCGCCGCCGCTGGTCTGTGATCAGGCGCAGTTCGACGAGATGGAGCAGATCCTGCGGGACACGCTGACGCGGGCGTGGAAGTTGCTGTAG
- a CDS encoding S53 family peptidase produces MHRKWIGVLAAVVALVPAAPAATAAPVSRAACPDPGPGLLRCLSTYTPGATRGLTDGPIGWGADDLASAYRLPSTAGPETVIGISIAYDAPNLEADLATYRAQYGLPPCTTANGCFRKVNQKGAPAPLPATSFGWALESTLDVSMVSAACPSCRILVVEGASPGFADLAETEDTAVRLGAKVVSNSYGAREGGAPLAYASHYQHPGVTVVASSGDSGFTAASYPAVLASTIAVGGTTLARDPESARGWAESAWEYGGSGCSAYIAKPSWQRDTHCGKRTVADLAAVADSVAVYYAEVGGWLPVSGTSASAPFVAGLIGRSGHLPAPSDLYAHASQFIDITTGHNDPTGGGKKCGGDYLCVAGPGYDAPTGVGVPNGLSGF; encoded by the coding sequence GTGCACAGAAAATGGATCGGCGTGCTGGCCGCCGTGGTGGCGCTCGTTCCGGCCGCGCCGGCGGCCACCGCGGCACCGGTGTCCCGCGCGGCGTGCCCCGACCCGGGTCCAGGCCTGCTGCGCTGCCTGTCGACGTACACCCCGGGCGCGACAAGGGGTTTGACCGACGGCCCGATCGGCTGGGGTGCGGACGACCTGGCGTCGGCCTACCGCCTGCCGTCGACGGCGGGTCCGGAGACGGTCATCGGCATCTCGATCGCCTACGACGCCCCGAACCTGGAGGCGGACCTGGCCACCTACCGCGCGCAGTACGGCCTCCCGCCGTGCACGACGGCGAACGGCTGCTTCCGCAAGGTGAACCAGAAAGGCGCCCCGGCCCCGTTGCCCGCCACGAGCTTCGGCTGGGCCCTGGAGTCCACATTGGACGTCTCGATGGTCTCGGCGGCGTGCCCGTCGTGCCGCATCCTGGTCGTGGAGGGCGCGTCGCCCGGCTTCGCCGACCTGGCCGAGACGGAGGACACGGCGGTGCGCCTGGGCGCGAAGGTGGTGTCGAACAGCTACGGCGCCCGCGAAGGCGGCGCGCCCCTGGCGTACGCGAGCCACTACCAGCACCCGGGCGTGACGGTGGTGGCGTCTTCGGGCGACTCCGGCTTCACGGCGGCGAGCTACCCGGCGGTTCTGGCCTCGACGATCGCGGTCGGCGGCACGACGCTGGCCCGCGACCCGGAGTCCGCACGGGGCTGGGCGGAGTCGGCCTGGGAGTACGGCGGCAGCGGGTGTTCGGCGTACATCGCGAAGCCGTCGTGGCAGCGGGACACGCACTGCGGCAAGCGAACGGTCGCGGACCTCGCGGCGGTGGCGGACAGCGTGGCGGTGTACTACGCCGAGGTGGGCGGCTGGCTCCCGGTGAGCGGCACCAGCGCGTCGGCCCCGTTCGTGGCGGGCCTGATCGGCCGCTCGGGCCACCTCCCGGCACCGTCGGACTTGTACGCGCACGCGTCACAGTTCATCGACATCACGACGGGCCACAACGACCCGACGGGCGGCGGCAAGAAGTGCGGCGGCGACTACTTGTGCGTCGCGGGCCCGGGCTACGACGCCCCAACCGGCGTAGGCGTACCGAACGGCCTCAGCGGCTTCTGA
- a CDS encoding HNH endonuclease, with amino-acid sequence MKVLVLNAGYEPLQTVSVPHAIRMLVRHVAEIHEAEDGLAYGLFPRPKIVRLLRYVVMKWRYTQPPRWSRRGVLTRDGHRCAYCGARATTIDHVTPLSRGGERTSWLNTVAACGGTARSCNARKADKLPAEAGMKLRFTPYVPAWDQLHRLGA; translated from the coding sequence GTGAAGGTGCTCGTCCTGAACGCCGGTTACGAACCGCTCCAGACGGTTTCGGTGCCGCACGCGATCCGCATGCTCGTGCGGCACGTCGCCGAGATCCACGAAGCCGAAGACGGTCTCGCGTACGGGTTGTTCCCGCGCCCGAAGATCGTGCGGTTGCTGAGGTACGTGGTGATGAAGTGGCGATATACGCAGCCGCCCCGGTGGAGCCGCCGCGGCGTGCTGACCCGCGACGGCCACCGCTGCGCGTACTGCGGCGCCCGCGCCACGACGATCGACCACGTGACCCCGCTCAGCCGCGGCGGCGAGCGCACGTCGTGGCTGAACACGGTCGCCGCGTGCGGCGGCACGGCCCGAAGCTGCAACGCGCGGAAGGCGGACAAGCTGCCGGCGGAGGCGGGCATGAAGCTGAGGTTCACGCCGTACGTCCCGGCGTGGGACCAGCTGCACCGCCTAGGCGCGTGA
- the htpG gene encoding molecular chaperone HtpG, which translates to MSTPIETLEFQSEARQLLQLMIHSIYSNKDTFLRELVSNASDALDKLRLESYRDKDLEADTSDLHIALETDPAARTLTVRDNGIGMTREEVVALIGTIAKSGTADFLTKLKEAKDAAASQDLIGQFGVGFYASFMVADQVTLVTRKAGTTEGVRWESTGEGTYTIQEVEDAPQGTAVTLHLKPEDAEDHLYDYTSPAKIREIVKKYSDFITWPIRMTGEAAEGEEPKAETVNSMKALWARSSSEVTEDEYHEFYQHVSHDWQDPLETIRLQAEGTFEYQALLFLPSHAPMDLFLRERKRGVQLYVKRVFIMDDCESLVPEYLRFVKGVVDAQDLSLNVSREILQQDRQIQLIRRRLVKKVLSTVKTMMTADAEKYATFWREFGRAVKEGLLDDFENREAILEISSFASTHDAEKPTSLREYVERMKDGQEHIYFMTGESRSAIENSPHMEAFRAKGFEVLVLTDPIDEMWVDAVPGFDGKQFQSIAKGQVDLESDEDKKATEVAREQQNKDFEGLLSWMGTALGEDVKEVRLSSRLTTSPACIVGDTHDLTPTLEKMYRAMGQELPPIKRILELNPEHGLVTGLREAHAARPEDEGLAETAELLYGMALLAEGGELADPSRFIKLLAGRLEKTL; encoded by the coding sequence GTGAGCACCCCGATCGAGACGCTCGAGTTCCAGTCGGAAGCGCGTCAGCTGCTCCAGCTGATGATCCATTCGATCTACTCGAACAAGGACACCTTCCTCCGCGAGCTCGTGTCCAACGCCTCCGACGCACTGGACAAGCTGCGGCTGGAGTCCTACCGCGACAAAGACCTCGAAGCGGACACGTCCGACCTGCACATCGCGCTCGAGACGGACCCGGCCGCGCGGACGCTGACGGTGCGCGACAACGGCATCGGCATGACCCGGGAGGAGGTCGTCGCCCTCATCGGCACGATCGCCAAGTCGGGCACCGCCGACTTCCTGACCAAGCTGAAGGAAGCGAAGGACGCGGCCGCGTCGCAGGACCTGATCGGCCAGTTCGGCGTCGGGTTCTACGCCAGCTTCATGGTCGCGGACCAGGTCACGCTGGTGACGCGCAAGGCGGGCACCACCGAGGGCGTGCGCTGGGAGTCGACCGGCGAGGGTACGTACACGATCCAGGAGGTCGAGGACGCGCCCCAGGGCACCGCGGTCACGCTGCACCTCAAGCCCGAGGACGCCGAGGACCACCTCTACGACTACACGTCCCCGGCGAAGATCCGGGAGATCGTGAAGAAGTACTCGGACTTCATCACCTGGCCGATCCGGATGACCGGCGAGGCCGCCGAGGGTGAAGAGCCGAAGGCCGAGACCGTCAACTCGATGAAGGCGCTGTGGGCGCGCTCGTCCAGCGAGGTCACCGAGGACGAGTACCACGAGTTCTACCAGCACGTCAGCCACGACTGGCAGGACCCGCTGGAGACCATCCGGCTGCAGGCCGAGGGCACCTTCGAGTACCAGGCGCTGCTGTTCCTGCCCTCGCACGCGCCGATGGACCTGTTCCTGCGCGAGCGCAAGCGCGGCGTGCAGCTGTACGTGAAGCGCGTCTTCATCATGGACGACTGCGAGTCGCTCGTCCCCGAGTACCTGCGGTTCGTCAAGGGGGTCGTCGACGCGCAGGACCTCTCGCTCAACGTCTCGCGCGAGATCCTCCAGCAGGACCGGCAGATCCAGCTGATCCGCCGCCGCCTGGTGAAGAAGGTGCTCTCGACGGTCAAGACGATGATGACCGCCGACGCCGAGAAGTACGCGACGTTCTGGCGCGAGTTCGGCCGGGCGGTCAAGGAAGGCCTGCTCGACGACTTCGAGAACCGCGAAGCCATCCTCGAGATCTCGTCGTTCGCCTCGACGCACGACGCCGAGAAGCCGACCTCGCTGCGCGAGTACGTCGAGCGGATGAAGGACGGCCAGGAACACATCTACTTCATGACCGGCGAGTCGCGCTCGGCCATCGAGAACTCGCCGCACATGGAGGCCTTCCGGGCCAAGGGCTTCGAGGTGCTGGTGCTGACCGACCCGATCGACGAGATGTGGGTCGACGCGGTGCCGGGCTTCGACGGCAAGCAGTTCCAGTCGATCGCCAAGGGGCAGGTCGACCTGGAGTCGGACGAGGACAAGAAGGCCACCGAGGTCGCCCGCGAGCAGCAGAACAAGGACTTCGAGGGCCTGCTGTCGTGGATGGGTACGGCGCTGGGCGAGGACGTCAAGGAGGTCCGGCTTTCGTCGCGGCTGACGACGTCGCCGGCCTGCATCGTCGGGGACACCCACGACCTGACGCCGACGCTGGAGAAGATGTACCGCGCGATGGGTCAGGAACTGCCGCCGATCAAGCGCATCCTCGAGCTGAACCCGGAGCACGGCCTGGTCACCGGCCTGCGCGAAGCGCACGCGGCGCGGCCGGAGGACGAGGGGCTGGCCGAGACGGCCGAGCTGCTCTACGGCATGGCCCTGCTCGCGGAGGGCGGCGAGCTGGCCGACCCGTCGCGCTTCATCAAGCTGCTCGCCGGCCGCCTGGAGAAGACGCTCTGA
- a CDS encoding protein kinase domain-containing protein, with protein sequence MTDAGELIAGRYRLAERIGQGAMGVVWRARDERLDRVVAVKQLDYDTAIGQAAGEQAAERALREARLTARLRHPHAVTVHDVVEQGGEPYLVMEYLPSRSLAEILLDRESLPAGEVARIGRQTASALAAAHAEGIVHRDVTPGNVLIGEDGVAKIADFGISRATGEGTVTGGGFIAGTPAYLSPEVANGREAGFPADVFSLGSTLYRALEGTPPFGTDDNPIALLLRVAREDVTPPRHDGPLAEVLTRLLQRDPDARPSMAEVQQLFEAVTENRPLPPPRPRPRTGTRLLRVRRPRRRLVLAAAAGAVLLAAGVLIGTALVPDATPVVAAPVTSAPPPTPTTAADLGCAARYEVTNSWPGGYQVQVTVRNDHDENLSGWSVRWSLPGGHRITGLWNGDYTVDGPTVTVDNAAWNAKLDAGGSTTFGFIALTPSGSADRPAVTCRTL encoded by the coding sequence GTGACCGACGCAGGAGAGCTGATCGCCGGGCGCTACCGGCTGGCCGAACGGATCGGCCAGGGCGCCATGGGTGTCGTCTGGCGGGCGCGTGACGAGCGGCTCGACCGGGTCGTCGCGGTCAAGCAGCTGGACTACGACACCGCCATCGGGCAGGCCGCCGGGGAGCAGGCGGCCGAGCGCGCGCTGCGGGAAGCCCGGCTCACCGCGCGCCTGCGGCACCCGCACGCCGTCACCGTGCACGACGTCGTCGAGCAGGGCGGTGAGCCGTACCTCGTGATGGAGTACCTGCCGTCGCGGAGCCTGGCCGAAATCCTGCTCGACCGCGAGTCCCTGCCCGCCGGAGAAGTGGCGCGCATCGGCAGGCAAACCGCGTCCGCGCTCGCCGCCGCGCACGCCGAGGGGATCGTGCACCGGGACGTCACGCCCGGCAACGTCCTCATCGGCGAGGACGGCGTCGCCAAGATCGCCGACTTCGGCATCTCCCGGGCGACCGGCGAAGGCACCGTGACCGGCGGCGGGTTCATCGCGGGTACCCCGGCTTACTTGTCCCCCGAAGTCGCCAACGGCCGCGAAGCGGGTTTCCCGGCCGACGTCTTCTCGCTCGGCTCGACGCTTTACCGCGCGCTCGAAGGCACCCCGCCGTTCGGCACCGACGACAACCCGATCGCCCTGCTCCTGCGCGTCGCCCGCGAGGACGTCACGCCGCCCCGGCACGACGGCCCGCTCGCCGAGGTCCTCACCCGCCTGCTCCAGCGCGATCCGGACGCGCGCCCGTCGATGGCCGAAGTCCAGCAGCTCTTCGAGGCGGTCACCGAAAACCGGCCGCTGCCGCCCCCGCGTCCCCGGCCCCGCACGGGGACACGTCTGCTGCGCGTCCGCCGTCCCCGCCGCCGGCTCGTCCTGGCCGCCGCGGCCGGCGCCGTCCTGCTGGCCGCGGGCGTGCTCATCGGCACAGCATTGGTGCCCGACGCGACCCCGGTGGTCGCCGCCCCGGTCACGTCCGCGCCGCCGCCCACCCCGACGACCGCCGCCGACCTGGGCTGCGCGGCCCGCTACGAGGTGACGAACTCCTGGCCCGGCGGTTACCAGGTGCAGGTGACGGTGCGCAACGACCACGACGAGAACCTCTCCGGCTGGAGCGTCCGCTGGTCCCTGCCGGGCGGCCACCGCATCACGGGCCTGTGGAACGGCGACTACACCGTGGACGGCCCGACGGTCACGGTCGACAACGCGGCCTGGAACGCGAAGCTCGACGCCGGCGGCAGCACGACGTTCGGCTTCATCGCGCTGACCCCGAGCGGCAGCGCCGACCGCCCGGCCGTCACCTGCCGGACGCTCTGA
- a CDS encoding Lrp/AsnC family transcriptional regulator, with product MIRDVSSQETPSRPAPPVLDDISRQIIAQLQEDGRRAYATIGKAVGLSEAAVRQRVQRLSDSGVIQIVAVSDPLQVGLFRQAMIAITVDGPLEPVGDALAEMDEIAYVILCAGRYDLLCEAVCADDEALLQLISTRIRALPGVRHAEAMVYLKLRKQTYQWGTRGA from the coding sequence ATGATCCGGGACGTGAGCAGCCAGGAAACCCCCAGCCGGCCCGCGCCGCCGGTGCTCGACGACATCTCCCGGCAGATCATCGCGCAGCTGCAGGAGGACGGCCGTCGGGCGTACGCGACGATCGGGAAGGCGGTCGGCCTTTCCGAAGCGGCGGTCCGGCAGCGGGTCCAGCGGCTGTCGGATTCCGGCGTCATCCAGATCGTCGCCGTCTCGGATCCGTTGCAGGTGGGGCTGTTCCGGCAGGCGATGATCGCGATCACCGTGGACGGCCCGCTCGAGCCGGTCGGCGACGCGCTGGCCGAAATGGACGAGATCGCGTACGTGATCCTCTGCGCCGGGCGCTACGACCTGCTGTGCGAGGCGGTCTGCGCGGACGACGAGGCCCTGCTGCAGCTGATCTCGACGCGGATCCGCGCGCTGCCCGGCGTCCGGCACGCGGAGGCGATGGTCTACCTCAAGCTGCGGAAGCAGACCTACCAGTGGGGAACTCGCGGAGCGTGA